A segment of the Manihot esculenta cultivar AM560-2 chromosome 13, M.esculenta_v8, whole genome shotgun sequence genome:
GGGTCTTGTGGAAATAAGAGAAGATTATGTGGAGAAAAGTTCTAGTGCGGACCAATCTAAATCAGGCAGGTTCTTGGCTCTTGATTTTGCTGTTAGTACTCAGTAGCTTGTTTTTCTAATCCTTTGATGGCAGTTAAATTATAGAAGTGCATAAAGGATGTAGTTTCTATTGATATGCAAAGTTCTCTTCTCTCCATGTTGTTATTGGGCTTCAATTTGAAAGTCTGGTGCTTATTATTGCAATAGTTAGAAAGAGTGAAACTGCTCTTGATTGTTACAACAAAATTGAAAGGCTCAGCAATtgagatatttttatttatttttttttccagagAAAGGTGACAATAAAGTTACCATCGAAGATGATGAATATGCTCATATAATGTCCAGGTTAGATGAACTTGAGAAAGAAGAACTTGCAGCAGAAGGGGAGAACGATAGTGATGAAGATGAGCATACTTATACAGCAGATAGTGACAATGAGAGTGGGGAAGATGAGTGCATTGATATAGTTGAAGGTGATAATGAGAGTGGTGAAGATGCACAAATTAATGCAGCCAAAAGAGATAGTGACGGTCATGAATATAATCAAACTGAagctaattttaataattttgcatCCCAGACAAGTTTGAAGGTAAGGGCTGTGTTCATGGCTTCTAGCAAATTGATTGCAGTTGGTTCATTTCTGATGAGTAAATACTCAGTTTCAACTGCTGAATAAATTTGGGTGGCAGACAAGGAAAACACAAAAACAGACAGAAGTGAAAAATTTATCTGTTGAAGCATTATCAAACAAGTTTCACAATCAATTAGATACTACTGATCAGCCTAATGTAAGAGACAACATCTCCAAATTCTCTTCTTTCCTGTAATTGTTTGATAAAAATCTTTATCAATTATTGATTCTGATATTTGATATTGCAGTGCACAGGTTTGACAGTACAGCCTGTACCCAAAGGTTAGCCATCAACCATTTCATGGTGCTTTTAATGCCTGACTTCTGCATAATGCATGTTATATATTACTGTACTTTAAAATGGAAGCCCAGGGaggttgtttgtgtgtgaaagTGAAGTTTCCTAAAGTGGAAGGGCTATGAAAATgcagaaaaaaatattatgtgaaAAGAATGTAAACAAGAACAACTCTTATTGTCTTATTCATAGTCTGATACTTCTTAATATCATCCAAACATTCCTATATGACTTTGTTCCCTTATTGtgtctgcagatgatatgtcaaATAGAAAACATCCTACTCGGATAGAGAAGTCTATTCCTGATGAGAAGGATTTACTGCTTCCTGGAGTGAAGAAAAAAGTTGAAGCAGCATCTTCATCTAGAAATGAGGTATCTAGAAGATTGTTGTGATAGGATATTTGCTAAGATGATTTAACAGATGAGTCAAGTATGATTTAATTATGTTTGTGGACAAAATTAATCTGCATCCTCCAAATAGCACATTTTTAGAAGAGGGGAAGATAAATAAGTGAAGAATTCTTTACTATCCTCAAAGATACTTCTTTTTGCAATGCACCCAGTTGAATTTTTTGCAATTGCGGCTAGAGCCCACTTGATGGGTGCTCCTTTCCTCTTACCTCATTTTATTGTTATGTTGTTCACCCATAGGCGCCCAATTGGACTACGAAATCCAGATTTGATAGATTCAAGGTTTGTTCCACATCTGTTATCATCATCCTATCAATTGACTAAAATATTTTCCTAGCTAATTGTTACACATTGTTGGTCTTGCAGTGTTTTACAGGACCTATTGAGGAGTGCTCAAGCATTACAGAGGAAAACTCGCAAAACCAAACTGTGACTTCATCACAGGTATTATTCCTTATTGTTGGTTGGGTAATGATTGCAGTTGTTAATGATCCATACATAATGGGATTTCTAGTGGTTCATCTTTAAATACTAACTGCTTAATGTGTTTTGTGTCCATGTCAAGACACCTGTACGAGCTTCAAGTCCAGCATTTGACAGTTCCAAGGTATATTTACTGTTAATCTTATCTTATGGCGTTTGAGGGCTAATCCTTACCAATTTCCATCTACATGTGCAGGCTTTTACAGGTTCAATTGTGGAGCGTGTTGACAATGTACCAACTTCACAAGAACGTTCTGCGACTTCATCACAGGTGTTACTCGTCTAATATGGTATAAgttgttttttgttttactGTACATCTAACATTGTTATGTAACTTGGCAGTCACCCAATTCCCAGCCTTCAAAGCCAGTTTCTAGATTCAAGATGCAAAGAAGATAGCTCCCAGTACtgttaaaataaaatgtaaatgcAGAAAACCAGGACTGTGCTACGTACTTCGAGCAATTTTTATGGAACTTTCTTGTGTGGAAGCAGGTTGAACACAAACCCATAACAAGTTACTACTGAGAATGTTTATCTGGTCGAATTCATTGCTGTTCTCTCACTTTCCACCCTGTCATGATGTAGTCTCAATTGCCGTGTAATGTCTGCAGTCAGTGTCACGTCCACCATGGCAAAATAAATGGCTGTGCGTTCTGCAGACCATTTATTTAGACATAAAGTTCCATCGAGTTTGATATTATCCCTATTCTAGAGATTAATGCAAAAGTCAGACGCAGCTCAGCGCTAGCTACATTTATGGAATTTGTCCTTCCGTTCCATCTTCAAGTTTGTTTGTTATTGCTGAGTAATGGTGTGCATTGTTGAGTAGAACATTCTAGTACCTCTGTTGATTTATTATGGTTTCGTGCAGTCTGTCattatcttctatggttttacTATTTTGTGGGTGTTGGCTTGCCCGCTGTCAAAACTAACCTATAATGAATCGGCCAGCCGGAGCTTTGCACTTGGCACAGACCAAACACCAAAGCTTGAAGCTTAAAGACTCGGTTATCAATTGGTTAGGACTTGCTCATTTCATCAACCAACATTAGATGAACAGGTACACCTACTGGTCTCAACTGATGTCACAATCAACCAAAAACCCCTTGGAAACTTTTCATACAAAAGCTGTAAAAATTCAAGTAAAAAAGACGAATGTAATTACCACTCAAGGCTAAACGACTTGAAACTATAATGAAATACATTTACATTTGAATTATGCCTATTATCCTGAGGCTACTGAAAGGGTATAACACAATAGTTACTGTACAACAAATTGGATATACATGAAGCCAGACCTAAAAACAAATGGATCATTTATTATACAGTTTTTTCTCAACAGTGTGAGAAGGCTATTCTTCAACCATTGGCaaccttctttctcttcttaaaTTGTTGAAGTACGTTTTCCCTTTCTGCATGAGTTGCAGACAATACCCACTTGCTAAATTCAACCTCTCCCATACCCATGAATTGGGCAAGAAGGCTATATTGAATCCTTTTCTGATCCTTGGATGACAAGGCATTTTCTTTTTCACCTGCATCATCTGATTTTCTTCTCCGCTTAGCAGGGGCCGCCAAGCTAACAACTTCAGGGATGCTTTCTACCTTGCTCTTTCTCATGCCAGGCCCACAATTGATTATGTCCTCGTTACGGTGAGCATACAGAATACCTGGACAATAACAGTGTCAGCAGATTCAACAACTTGCAGAATCCAGGCTTGTATTTTCACACATATACACCCACAAAGATTCTACCAGTCCAGGAAAAAACAAAACAGAGAATCCTCAATTACTGCAAGGTCCAAAAATTAAATTGGATTCATTCCTCCTTTTCCTGCCCGTCTTTCAACTTTTCCTTTGTACTATCTGAGAGTTGGAATTATATCGGTCACAATACATGCCCAATGGTCATGTGAAAAATTTATCTTAGCAAATTCTCATTCATCTCCAATGGTACAACTGCAGCCTTCTCAGGAATATCCTCGTTATTATGACAAAATTATTACCTAGCCCAGTGTGGCACAAAAGTGAAAAATAGTGCAAATGAAGATGACAAATATGCAGTATCTCAGAAGATGAGATTTGAAGAATGATTTACTTGCCTTCATGCAGTTG
Coding sequences within it:
- the LOC110629428 gene encoding RNA polymerase II subunit 5-mediating protein homolog, producing MEEPTKGTVTPFASMFPFDEAQKAVKRVEDAIAEKQKELDHLKQFIADNTNLINLVSCLPDELHHDVMVPFGKAAFFPGRLIHTNEFRVLLGEGYYADRTAKQTIEILKRRGKALDSQAESLKANIKDLRAEASFFGSTAAEAAEGLVEIREDYVEKSSSADQSKSEKGDNKVTIEDDEYAHIMSRLDELEKEELAAEGENDSDEDEHTYTADSDNESGEDECIDIVEGDNESGEDAQINAAKRDSDGHEYNQTEANFNNFASQTSLKTRKTQKQTEVKNLSVEALSNKFHNQLDTTDQPNCTGLTVQPVPKDDMSNRKHPTRIEKSIPDEKDLLLPGVKKKVEAASSSRNEAPNWTTKSRFDRFKCFTGPIEECSSITEENSQNQTVTSSQTPVRASSPAFDSSKAFTGSIVERVDNVPTSQERSATSSQSPNSQPSKPVSRFKMQRR